A genomic stretch from Acidobacteriota bacterium includes:
- a CDS encoding tetratricopeptide repeat protein, with protein sequence MSDSTALSLARLRLAFGFDLSSIPQQSIAFLQSPASNDAAAATDHCSFDDGFERLFGSRSTRRDLRTQVAAREGAARGVALNLHPAKSWTGCDHTFTALKQRLFETPLGVRMGTREEISTCELRAEIQTALERDPLLVAFADLHARTCGEGEGIDPALAAVASVALALRTFPPRDQWQSAQFSSDGSELQKKTERCERGSMFACNDLGNLLTNGKFVPRDLQAAFSHYVRACDQELPAGCFSLAVAFRQGKGVTRDSARALDLQDSICREEGVSHSLPLACVGAAQMRALGEGVENQQEQGFADLKALCRDENELPACNDWAKALESLYDKGDSSIDLDTIRRLFEDACQQGDPFACSNLSRYLWEGLGDIEAQPERAIEWAFKVCHAGLLFACSRLAAYRAANLEAGRELDATLALSLHTCNAGDGEACAQLAEWMAARGANRNAEALHADACLAGHQESCS encoded by the coding sequence GTGAGCGACTCGACCGCCCTGAGTTTGGCCCGTTTGCGTCTGGCCTTCGGCTTCGATCTCAGTTCCATTCCTCAACAGTCCATCGCCTTCTTGCAATCGCCCGCTTCCAACGACGCGGCTGCGGCAACGGACCACTGCTCCTTCGACGACGGCTTCGAGCGGCTCTTCGGTAGCCGTTCCACCCGAAGAGACCTCCGGACGCAGGTCGCCGCGAGAGAAGGAGCGGCGCGAGGGGTCGCCCTGAATCTGCATCCGGCAAAGTCCTGGACCGGTTGCGACCACACCTTCACCGCCCTCAAACAACGACTGTTCGAAACGCCGTTGGGCGTGAGAATGGGTACGAGAGAAGAGATCAGCACCTGCGAACTGAGAGCCGAGATTCAAACGGCCCTGGAGCGTGATCCGCTGCTCGTCGCCTTCGCCGACCTGCACGCTCGTACCTGCGGCGAAGGCGAGGGGATCGACCCTGCCCTCGCCGCCGTCGCCTCCGTGGCGCTCGCTCTGCGGACCTTTCCACCCCGCGACCAGTGGCAGAGCGCCCAATTTAGCTCGGATGGAAGCGAGCTGCAGAAGAAGACCGAGCGCTGTGAGAGAGGATCGATGTTCGCCTGCAACGATCTCGGCAATCTCCTGACCAACGGCAAGTTCGTGCCCCGGGATCTACAAGCCGCCTTCTCGCACTACGTGCGGGCATGCGACCAAGAGTTGCCGGCAGGTTGCTTCAGCCTCGCCGTGGCTTTCCGGCAGGGAAAAGGCGTGACTCGGGATTCTGCTCGGGCCCTGGACCTCCAAGACTCGATCTGCCGGGAAGAAGGTGTCTCGCACAGCCTTCCCCTGGCCTGCGTCGGCGCCGCTCAGATGCGCGCCCTCGGAGAAGGGGTGGAGAATCAGCAAGAGCAGGGATTCGCCGACTTGAAGGCCCTTTGCCGGGACGAAAACGAGTTGCCCGCCTGCAACGATTGGGCAAAAGCCCTCGAATCGCTCTACGACAAGGGTGACTCGAGCATCGATCTGGACACCATTCGAAGGCTCTTCGAGGACGCCTGTCAGCAGGGAGATCCGTTCGCCTGCTCCAACCTCTCCAGGTACCTCTGGGAAGGACTGGGGGACATCGAGGCGCAGCCTGAGCGCGCCATCGAATGGGCATTCAAGGTCTGCCACGCCGGTCTCTTGTTCGCCTGCTCCCGACTCGCCGCCTATCGCGCCGCGAACCTAGAGGCAGGACGAGAGTTGGACGCCACATTGGCCCTCTCGCTCCACACCTGCAACGCCGGCGACGGCGAGGCTTGCGCCCAGCTCGCCGAGTGGATGGCGGCACGAGGTGCCAACCGGAACGCCGAAGCGCTGCACGCCGACGCCTGCCTGGCCGGACACCAAGAGAGTTGCTCCTGA